The following proteins are co-located in the Vigna angularis cultivar LongXiaoDou No.4 chromosome 2, ASM1680809v1, whole genome shotgun sequence genome:
- the LOC108321331 gene encoding protein RETICULATA-RELATED 2, chloroplastic produces the protein MAAMGMLCLSPLSGQQQALSFPSLPSTSPKLQNRPLYLTNLPHFPQRLRPSFAGGDGGDGVGRGGGGGGGGGGDDGDSKDSSFGILGLFLNGWRSRVAADPQFPFKVLMEELVGVSACVLGDMASRPNFGLNELDFVFSTLVVGAILNFTLMYLLAPTMTSAASSVPGIFASCPKSHMFEPGAFSLLDRFGTLVYKGTIFAVVGFGAGLVGTTLSNGLISMRKKMDPTFETPNKAPPTLLNALTWAGHMGVSSNLRYQTLNGVEFMLERVLNPLAFKSSVLALRCVNNVLGGMSFVVLARLTGAQSVGEKKENEVALISEKEKVESSEREEGLQNQSTEPSK, from the coding sequence ATGGCTGCCATGGGTATGTTGTGTTTGTCTCCACTATCAGGTCAACAACAAGCACTTTCTTTCCCATCATTGCCATCTACATCGCCTAAACTTCAGAATCGTCCTCTGTATCTCACCAATTTACCTCATTTTCCCCAAAGGCTGAGGCCTTCCTTCGCCGGAGGGGACGGCGGAGATGGGGTCGGGCGTGGTGGAGGTGGCGGTGGTGGAGGCGGAGGTGACGACGGAGATTCCAAAGATTCTTCTTTTGGGATTTTGGGTCTCTTTCTGAACGGGTGGAGATCAAGGGTTGCCGCTGATCCACAATTTCCGTTCAAGGTTTTGATGGAGGAGCTGGTAGGTGTGAGTGCTTGTGTTTTAGGTGACATGGCTTCAAGGCCTAATTTTGGGTTGAATGAACTTGACTTTGTCTTTTCAACTTTGGTTGTTGGGGCTATTCTGAATTTCACTCTGATGTATCTGTTGGCACCTACCATGACATCGGCAGCATCCAGCGTACCTGGCATATTTGCCTCATGCCCCAAGAGTCACATGTTTGAGCCAGGAGCTTTTTCCCTTCTTGATAGGTTTGGAACCTTGGTGTACAAAGGTACCATTTTTGCTGTTGTCGGTTTTGGTGCTGGACTAGTTGGAACCACACTTTCCAATGGGTTGATCAGtatgaggaagaagatggatcCAACCTTTGAGACCCCTAACAAGGCCCCACCTACCCTTTTGAATGCTCTGACTTGGGCAGGTCACATGGGGGTTAGCAGCAACCTGAGGTATCAGACTCTGAATGGTGTTGAGTTCATGCTGGAGAGAGTGCTTAACCCCTTGGCCTTCAAGTCCTCGGTGTTGGCTCTGAGGTGTGTGAACAATGTTCTTGGGGGCATGTCCTTTGTGGTGTTGGCAAGGCTAACTGGGGCACAGAGTGTTggggagaagaaggagaatgagGTTGCTTTGATTTCTGAGAAAGAGAAGGTGGAGTCGTC